Part of the Sorghum bicolor cultivar BTx623 chromosome 1, Sorghum_bicolor_NCBIv3, whole genome shotgun sequence genome, GTTGGAGGAGGGGGCGGTGGCGGATATACAGTTGGAGCTGACATTCTTTCTTCAGCAGATTGATACCACCACTCCATCATCTAGATAAGGTTACCAGAAAGAGAACACTGAGTACAGTTGTGTAGTTGAATCGTGGCTCACATTACATAACATCTACCACAGGGATCATAGAGCTAATACTTCATCTATACGGCGAAAAATTTGCAATATCATCAAGTGAGGACTTCCATTTCTTagttatgcaaaattcaaagagtTAAGAGGATGCCTTCTAGAATAATTTTATCGCATTTCAAATCAAGTATGTGCATCAAAACTCAGAAGTCTGCCTGTAAGAAGATATAAAGTGAGTGAAACATTAAAAGATCCTAGATTCTCTCTGATAGTAAATTGCAGAACAGACCTTGAAAAAGAAGACTGCAGCAATTAAACCGGTTTGTGCATAATCTAGAGTTGTGTACACACAACTAAGGAACACTCGTTGCACAGCCTGCAGATGCCATACAAAAAGGTTCTTGTCATGAGTTAGGACTCAAGAATTCAtaattgaaacaagtaagttactgaGCACTGACAGTCCTCTCCTACCTTGAACCATGGAGGACCACGAAGTCTCTCAAGTTCACGATTTCTAATCCTTGATATCCTAGAAGATGATTCCATCTAGTTATTCAGAGGAAGCAAGAAAATACATATCAAGAACTGTATCATATAAAAAACACATTGATAAAATAATGTAATAATAAAATTCTAAATATATATGTCTGCATAAACAATAACAAATATACCAGTACCAATAAAACAGGGAGTATACCAGCTCTTGTCCAGTAGCACGACAAACATGAAGCCCAAGCACATGCAGTGCTGGACTATAAAATCCAGTAGCATCCAACAGATACAAGAGCTGGTATGCAAATGAGAGACCTGCAAACAATATAGGACGTCATAGTTGAAACTTATACTACCCACTACCACCCAATGAAACAAATAAGTTGGCAGTGCATAATTCTTTTGATTTTACATGAAACGCAAATGAAACTGAATTACACTGAACAAACAGACCAAAAACACCATCGCTGGAAACTAAATAAAATGATACAGAGTCAAGAAAGGATAATACAAAGATAACAAGAAAATTAGAATTGACTGTGATTTTTTTACTGGTGCTTAATAACATCAACTCCCTGAAGTAGATAAAGACAGAATCAACTCCCTGAAGCAAATAAATTCAGGAAGTAGCAGACAAACCTTCATTAGTTGCATGAATCCATGGATAGCAAACACCTATAAGTGAGACAAAATTCTTTTTAAAACGTGTCAAATTTGACACTTCTCCAGTTGTAGGTTCAGTCTGTGATTGAGAAGTCTGCTCCTGATCTAATACAAAGCCAGCTTCATCAAATCTAACATCATCCTGACCCCAAAGGGTTGCCTGCAACCTGGCTTCCCTTTCTTTGTTATATATAGACTGCAACTTTGACTTAAAATATGGCAAAACAACCTACAATAATATCAGCAGGAGTTAAGCGTAAAGAGAAGTATCCTATGTCCAACAAGATCATTATataacatttgcttatataaatacacatagttGTGTAATTATCTTAGACATTACTAAAGCTTTAGATGGTTGCATTTTgagaatggcacaatgcaaaatACATGTACTACTGAAATCAGAAATTAACAGTTCCATACAAAAAAGATTAAAACAACAAGATATCTTTAAATTTGCGATTCATAAGGTAAATTTTTACTAGAGTGCATCTCCAATACATTTCCCCCAAAGAAAGTGCACACTAAGGAGTAGGGTAGAATATGTCGGTAAGCATCCATAAACCAACTATTAATAGTACAACGTACCGTATTAGAAATTAGAATATTATATATCGTTATACAGCAACTTGGTACCACAAGAAGCAATTGCAGCACATATATCGCTACCAAATGCCAACAAACTAACAAAATTGAAGATTGATGAAATCAGTAATACAGTAACAGTAtcagagcagctaagcaaaagGCCTTTCTAATTTTCACTCCAGAACAGGTGACCTTAACTCAGAAAGTTGATCAGCGCTTCTGGAGGCATGAAGCAAGCGGATCATTCTAATCCAAATCTACCTACAGGGCATTCTTTTGTAGTTCTATTACATTCGAGCATGACGGCGTTTGTGGAAATCTTGGGCCCTGGTCAAATGCAAAATATTTTTGTCAAAAGAAATGTTGGAAGGCAGATCGATTGGCACGTTGAAGGCTTCCTCATCCTGAGCAATGTGTGATGGGCGATCATGAGGAGAATGTCCAGCATCTTAACTACTCGTGTCTTCTCTCGGCAGTTTTGGCACAGTCCACTAGCACCTGTTGTTCTTGGGCATGTTACTCCCAGACGATCGGAACCAAGCTTTGCTGGAGAAGCAAACCGTAGCATTAACAAAGCTAAGGAAGAGATTAATAGCGGCTGTGATTTTGGGGACCTAGACCTTATGGAATCATAGGAACAAATATGTTTCTGATAGCGTCTCCCCCTCCCTACAGATAGCACATCAATTCTTCATGGAGGAGTTGAGACTTTGGGGTCTTGCTGGAGCAAAAAAGCTCCAATAACAGGACCTAGGTCGTTATGAGGGCTAGTTGTATAGTCTTTGTCAGGTTGTTGTCCTAATTTACTTGggatatctttttcttttcagtATTACAACCCCTCTGATATCCTAGTGGAGTTAGAGTGGTTGTTTGTAAGGGTCATTAAGGGACCTTTTTGCTTTTTCTGTCTTTAATATAAGATACACAGCTCTCCTGTGTGTTTGAGAAAAGCAAATCACATTGTCAAACAAGTCAGCTTGCTTCTTTCTTTGTAGTGAGTGGCCTAAGGAGTTGGCTTTGCCTGCTttggtttttttcttttttctctacTTAATGAAATGACATGCAGTTCTCATGcatagttcgagaaaaaaaaacaagccaGCTTGACCTTAACAAGCAACTCAAGGTGCACACTGGAATAGAAATATCTTATGTTTCAAGAGTAATAAACATGCATTAAGCAGACGAGTATTATGTCCAGAAACTCAAGTCACAGCACTAAATCTAGTTCATACGCTATTGGCAGTAACAGAACTGGCGATTATTTtatcaattcattcttttataCCACTACCTAACTGGCAAGAGCATAAGTATATTTCCCcaaggaaaggaaaaaaaaaacaaagaagacAGAAAACTACAGTACAAAGAAGCTGAGGGCATCCTACCAAAAAAACAACCGAAAGGATTTTCTGGCGCTTCCTTAGTGCAGAATCATAGACTTTGTCACTGGATTCTGTACCAGGACCTTTTCTCTTCACTGAAACCTTAACAGGTCTCCTCCTGAGGCCATATAATGACTCTGAAAAGGAACCATCTGGAAGGAAAAAATCAGGACAGTTAAAATTACACAGAATTAAAATTAGGGATATCAAAGAACAAGCCATGTGTTGAGTCAAGCTTGTCTATTTGACAAGTTGCATGTGTAACAATTCACACACATAAGAAGATTAAAGTAAGACCTAAGTTAACATAGCACTTGTAGGCTGTTTGATTCAGTGTTTGGTTTGCACAATAAGTTGGTTCAAGAAGGGGATCATTTCATTCCACTACCAAACAAACTTGTATGGTTAGACAGTACTATTCCAATAACCTAATATGATATGTAGGATATGAGAGTATGAGACAGATAAGGATATATGATGAAAGCATAAACGTAAAGAATGATGATTGACCCAATTGAAATATCACTATATTGATGCATGGAATTTCTTTTTCTCAGTCACATTCGAGAAAGGTTCATTTCTTAGTAATCTGTTTCCAGGCTTGCTAAAGAAAAAATAAGAAGAAAACTCAAGTTGTAATGCATTGTTCCATTCCTTTCCTGCATGCCCAGTTGTGTTACAAGTGTCCTAaacaagtcaaacttttttatgctgaaagagtcaataatgaacctgttgtcCGTAGACTATGGGACTCAAGGACGCCCATTAACAAAGCAAAGAATTCGTCTTCGTAATCTAAAACTTTGTGTAGTAATGGTCTTCTTAGCGCAAAAACCTGCAAATAGAAGAAGTTGTACATAATTGTATAAGGGGTCAAATGACATAGATGAGTGTTCGACAACAATAACTTCGGAGAAGAGAGAACATGATCTGATCACAAAACTATGCCGTTTTAGCCACAACTACATAGCACTTGTTACTTCCTGAGAAAAAAGGCAACCCCTCCCCCTGCCTCCCAAAAACGACCATTAAAGTTTTGATACTGCTGCACTGATATTTGTGCAGTCAACAATAAAAAAAGATTAACTAGATGCTGTAGAAAAGTTCCTTCATATAAACTGAAAATCTAGCTATAGCAAAAGGGTATCATTTGGTTTAGCACTTCATAGACTGAGATGCGGCTATCAGTTGGTTTAGCACTTAGCAGGCAGCACGAAGGAAATGTAGTAGCATGTGCAGCAAAGAAACAAAAGTATATTAACTTTAGACTTAACATGTACAAACGAAGGATGCAACCAAATCATTATTACATCAAGAACCATGAAAACATGCTCCAACGTGTTTTGCACAAGGTGCTTTCCCAGAAGTTTAGGGAAGCAAATTGGTGGCCGTAAGGGTATCCACATATTCACCACCCCTCTTTAGTTCAACAAATTGTACGTGTTTTCCAAAATGAGCCCTATGGGAAACTAGTACAGTTTGCACAGAAAATTGTTCTAGTTCAAGTACTTGTGCAAATTTTTTAGACAATTTTTAAACTAGGTGAGCTAATTTGTTAGACAAGTCTTCAACTAGTTGTTAGTCAACTAGCTAACCAACCTTGGCTAATTTGAGCTAATTTTTAGCCCAATTAGTAACTAGGTCGAGCTCATCCAAACATGCCCTTAGGGTCACCAATTCACATCCCTACAGAAGTTCATACCTAATGTACCGCTACACATAAAAGTACCATATAATGTCAGTTGAACATATATTCACTTTCTGCCATAGAATGAAAGAAGTAGATGTCAAGTCCTATGTGGGTTTTTTTCTTGCTACTACGTGTTGTCGTGTTGAACATCAAAATGTCTAGCACTTGATGGCTCAGTTTTGCATTTCAAACTGATAATAAAACAGTCAAACCAGAAACAATGCTTGAGCTATTTAATCTTCCTCAAGCTAGAGCATCTCAATGCGTTGCCCCGACCCCGAAGCTGCACCATCCCACGAGCCATACCAACAGGGACACGCACGATTAAACAATCCCCCAGAACCAGGCACGCGACCTGGGCGATTCGATCGATCCAATCGGAGACGAGCAAGGGCAAGGCGAGGAGGCGTGCGGTTTTTACCCCGAGCGAGTAGGTGAGGGCGGCGCGGAGGCTGGCGGGCAGCTGCTGCGCGGCGGACATCTCGAAGAAGGTGGGCCGCGCGCCCTGCCCTCCCACCTGGAACAGCATGGCGCCCCCCACTCCCCGCCTCCGGCGTCGCGGGAGGTGGCTAGGGTTGGGCCCGGAGGCGGAGGCCTAGAGAGCTTTGGCTGGGCCGCCCTCGCCGGACCTGCTTCGGCCGGCAGCGTGGGCGGTGCAGCTGCCGCGGACGGGGGGTGCTCGTTATCTGTTGGGGACAGACAGTTCGGGTGTTGGTTCGCGCGTCCACGGCGGCGAAGGGGAACTGGGCAGGCGGGGCGCAAAAGAGAAGGCGTGCCGCGTGACGGAGGTGGGAGACGAGACGATGAGACGACGACAGGCAACTGATGCCAGAGGAGAGTCACGGACGACGGAGCGGGCCCTCGCGGTCGCGGGTGAGGAGGCCTGCCTGCCTACATATGGCCCGGTCCGCAAAGTCTGGGCTGTATATGCGTATCGCCCCAAAATCTCCTAGCCCGTGGAGTTTCGTTCGGCTCTGTTTTCATCATCGTCGTCAAAGGGCCATGGCATATAAAAAGGATTAACTTAGCTTTGTTcacattttttttctaattttgaataaataatttataaaatacattgatatatatatatataagtttaaataaatatactataaaaccaTATTTAATATAGAACTTGAACGAAATAATTTGGTGTCACAGAGATTCATAGAtttgtttttaaaaaaatgaagtTTGGTAAAGAAGGAAGGACTATGCGAACCCATTTTTGATTAACTAGGAGGATTCCCCGCACGTTACCGCGGGTGTGAAgaagaaatataaatatgatattaCTGTAGTCTATCGAGTCAAGTTTTAGTAGTCAATTTCTGAAGAGGAAAATAGAAGGTCACGTGAGAGAATAATTGCTAGCAGTATGCATGTATGGTTATGTGTAAGTAGTTGTATCCACTACTGAAACCATTTGTGAGTAGACATTTAATTGCATACGGTAGCAGTAAAAGTGGATGATAACGTGGCGCAAGGAGATACAAGAGAATTAGTTTAGTGGGGTTTGTCTTTATAggatatatagatatagatatagatatagatgagATGCACTCTTTTGTTTCGAAAATAAAAGGAGAAAAGTGAGAATGGAGAAGCACTTAGCTCAAGATGGTGATGAAGCAAAATCTCAATAGGCGAGGAAGCGCCTGCTGACCTGCCCGGTCTTCTTTTATAAAGGAGCAAAATCTCAATACGCgagcaaaatggtttctgacgACGTACCAGCGCCGCTGTCCGGAGACCACACGGATTCTCGGCCCGAATGGTCCGGCCGGGCAAAGCCGATTCCAAGTGTGCTGAGCCTAACTAGTTTTCCGATAGTACTAAATTAGGCAAACAACAGCATGTGCACAATCTAAAGCTATATCTAGCTTAGAAGCTCAAAACACgatcattttatttggatatcaCGATGTTGTCTAGTCATCATGCGTAGGATCAAGACGGGAGCGGAGAACAATGTTCAATTCATCTACCCACTATTCTACGTACGTCCTGCAAAAGTGCAAATTGTCGTCCAGAACCAATGCAAAGAAATAAAGGGGGCGCAATAGTGTTAAAGCAGAAATCTTTAGCTGAGAGGAAGATGAGTACTACGCAAGTGATCGAGTCATCAGCCTGATCGGATCGGAGGATAGTCAACACATCACAAAAAAAGCCCGGCCGGTCGTTGGTGGTGGCAGTACATATGTGGGAAATAGGGGTTAAATTGTACTCAAtctatctcaaattataagacactgGACTTTTTTTTaacaccaagtttgaccactcgtcttattaaaAAACTTATACAGAATATCAATTCTTTTGTcatggcttggtttattaataaaaattctttaaaaatgacttaaatttgactatatttgcataaattttttgaaCAAGATGAGtgatcaaacttaagataaaaagtcaaacatcttataatttgggatggagggagtacaaatcATCCGAGTCATTAGAGTCCAAGAATAACCTGTCTATTTTGGAAGACTCTGCTCTGTGTTAGATTTCGCTATTGGCACTCCCTTTTGATCGAATTAATAACATCAGTGGCTATTTTTTTAGACAATTGTATCTGTATATAATAGATAATTTTActttacaaaaaaaatttccTTCTTTTGTTATTCGAGTCGAAGAAGTATGAGAATTTTATAACTACCTAAACACGACCAATCGGGTTGGACCAAATATATCTCTTCTAGCTCCTTCGCACCACTCTCCCCTCATCCAATCATGAGCAACCAAGTGCGAGTGCAATGCTCGCCACCATCTCCACACCTGGCTTTGACAATGACTGGAAATGCTATCAATGGCCACACTAACACTATTATGTTGGTTGTCGCCAATATGTTTGTCTTAGCTTCTTCAATAAACAAACATGATATGTTCAACACTACCTGTTACGATGGCACCACATCCGGCTCATCTCCCCGTCATCTTGCCTGTCACTTAGATCGGTACGTATACCACTACCACCCCATATATGCAGTTCTTCCTCTAACCCTGAAGAGGATATGAAGACTTTCTAAAGCCAAAACCATGAACTCCAAAAATCTGGCTAAAACCCTTGCTAGAGATCTTGACCACTCACTTGAGATGGGGAAGCTAAATGCGTAAATCAAATATCAATCAGTATACCACCCCATGCAGTTCTTCCTCTATCCCGAAGAGGATATGAAGACTTTCTAAATCCAAAACCACGAACTCCAAACCTGGCTAAACCCTTGCTATCTTGACCACTCACTTGGGATGGGGAATTAGCTAAATGTGTAAATTAGATGACGAGAATTCATCATCACTCGTATAATTGGTTGCTTTGCAAATAAGATGTTAGAGGCATATATAAAACACTTGTTTTCTACTATATTTCTAAGTTTTTCTATTTTAGTCAACATCAAAATTTCCAAGATGTCATGTCTATTCTCCATCTTCACTTTAAAAAATTATAGAGTTAAATACAACAGTGTGTGCTACTTGGATCCACATGTCATCTATGCAATAGTTGAAACGTGCTATCAGCTAGAGAGCATCCGCCAAATGTTGGCAATGGATGAAAGAAGAGAAACACGATCTAGATGACATGTAGATTTCATAGGTAAGTGTCATCAACATCACCACACGATGTCAACTGCAGTCTGCGACATATTCACATGGGACTCGTGGAACCTTAGATAAGTTTAGTGACCCAGAATATGTTTTCAGAGTTCATAAACCTAAACGATATAGATTGAGAAATTTATGGGCTAATGGTATATTTAAGTCAAAATTATAAACCTAGGAGTATCTAGGTGTGGATATTTTAACTAAGAAAAACATGAAAAAAATATACATCTAAAATTTTCTGGAGGGCAAGGTCGGTGTCCTTCATCGCCATCTGTGCTGGATCTCAGTATCTATCACGTCAACACACATACGATTTTCgccaaaaaaaaacacacacataCGATTTGGTTTTTGAGTTTCGCGTTTAGTTTTCTTGCGAGTGTTGCATCGtctaaaagaaaaggaaaaataaaagTTCATGTAGATGAACAATTGGATAGGGTGCATGTGGCACATGCGTATGCCTGAACACAGGACAGAAGATCTGAATCAGTCTaattatacaaaaaaaaaaaccatttCTATTCCAAGTTTTAAATACCTCCACAATAAAGCATCATTCTGCTAATCGATGGCAGAATAGTACTACTCCTAAGTCCTGACTACACATAGAAGAAGCAAAGAGACCAGTGATCCTGTACAGTGATGAGTCAATGACTGCACGAGCTAATAATAGTCACCGACAGTTAGTCGCAAGTCGCAACCATAAGTACAGAAAGTGGCAAGAGGGAATTATTGTACACTAGCTAGgtacagtacagtacagtacagtacagCTACTACAAGCGGTGGTGTCCGTCGTCGAAGTTCTGGTAGTAGCTATGCAGGTCATACCCGAACCTCACCGCGGTTCGCCTCGGCCGCACCGCGCGTCTCCTCCAAGAGCGGCTCAACCTCGACAGCAACTGCTTCACCGCCGCAGCCGACCGGCGCCGGCCGCCGCTCCTGGCGTGGATCCTCCTGCCCCGGCCGCTGCCGCCGCTGGTGTGCAGGCCCAGCAGAGACGCCGCCATATGATCGCTCACTAGGTTCTCACAAGTCACAGACACTCTCCCCCGGTGTAGAGCAGGGTATGCTGATCGAGCTTTGCTCTGAATCCGAGCTGGAAGTAGGAGTATCTGCTGTGTGCTGCAGCTAGCTGTAGCTTGTTCTGAAGATGTTGTGCAAAACGAAACCTCCCACGCCGCAGCTTTATAGGCTCGGATGGTGTGAGTATTGCGACACGCGTCGATCGACGACGGCACCTAGACCCCACCAGCACGCACTCACGTGCATGGTGACGAGGCATCCACTACGGCGATCATCGGAAAGGTCCAAGCAAATTCcagattcttctttttttttgtgagaGCAAATTCCAGCTTCATGCGTGCATCTTTTGGAAGCCACAGTGGTGCACAGTAATAAAGACCACCAACAACACAAGGGCATGCATGCGCATTTGCTGGTGGTAGGGTTGCTAAGCTTTAGTGACGGATGGGACCTCGATCGCCAGCTAGGATgagaggttggccatggcgacaggaGAGACGACGGCGCCTGGTCACCTGCAAGCTGCTGCCTGTCCGTCTCTTGCCGATAAAGTAGGCTCTCTCCAGTGGAGCCCACCCAGCCCCCTTTGGATCCGCCCCTGGTGGCTCTCCCGGCGGCTTCCTGTCCGTCTTGCCGCTGGATCAGATCGGAGTCATCCGTTGGTTGCTGTAGAGATGCTGGTCAGTCGGCAATTATTCGGCATGCATGTGCAGAGGGGGAACAACAGATGATCGCTTCCGGCGCCATGGATGTGTAGATGCACTGTTGATGGCACGGCGGcaacggcggcggtggcggcgaggCGTGTAATGTCACGTGCAAATAATGTGTTTGAGTTGCCCAACTCACCTGCATACATGTCGATAAGGGGTGTTACTGTTAAATCGACACGCCAAGATGTTAGTTTTGCAAAACTGCGCATATCATCAGAGACTAGGAATCTAGGATGTGATGTCATTAAAAGATTGGTTGTGTCACCATGGATAATAACTGGTTATTACATCTTTTTTGGATGATCTTATCCTTGTACTAACGATGACTAGCTTATTAAAACGTGGATTTTTTTTACATACATGGTCTTTCACTCTTATGATATAtcttaaaaaaaggaaaaaggaaaaagaaaaagaaaaagaaaaagaaaaaaatactatcgAGCTGAGTCATCCATGCACAGGATCAACATGGGAGCGGATTAGAATATGTGTGACTACAACGAATTTCTACGtcctaaagaaagaaaaagggaaCGCACTAGTGTTaccttaaggtcttgtttagttcccaaaaattttgcaaaatataaatagtaccactttcgtttgtatttgccaaatattatccaatcatgtattaactagactcaaaagattcgtctcgtcaatttcgaccaaactgtgcaatcagtttttattttcgtctatatttaatacttcatgcatgcgtctaaagatttgatgtgacggggaatctgaaaagttttgcaaaatattttaggaactaaacaaggcctaaagcaaAAATCTCTAGAGGAGGAAGAGCATCTAGTTGTATCACTGTATGTGCGCGCCTTCAGCCTAAACAGTGAGTCACCAGTCTCGCTTTTGAGGTTTTGCTCTGAGTTGATGCCAGTTTATCAGTAGCTTCATTGACTGTCAAGATTAGTCTTTTCCGATTTGATGGTGCTATCGTTGCCCGCTAAAGAGATCTATCAATAGTAAGGGATAATTACATGAAGTTTCACATGGTACTGTCCAATTTTCAGTCTATTGTTGCAACATAAACCATGTCAGTAGTTGGATGTACCAAGGTTGGAAGGCCAATGGTTGTCATTCCAGGAATGGGTGCGAAATACTAATGTTTTTCTAGACTGTGCTTT contains:
- the LOC8076612 gene encoding peroxisome biogenesis protein 12 yields the protein MLFQVGGQGARPTFFEMSAAQQLPASLRAALTYSLGVFALRRPLLHKVLDYEDEFFALLMGVLESHSLRTTDGSFSESLYGLRRRPVKVSVKRKGPGTESSDKVYDSALRKRQKILSVVFLVVLPYFKSKLQSIYNKEREARLQATLWGQDDVRFDEAGFVLDQEQTSQSQTEPTTGEVSNLTRFKKNFVSLIGVCYPWIHATNEGLSFAYQLLYLLDATGFYSPALHVLGLHVCRATGQELMESSSRISRIRNRELERLRGPPWFKAVQRVFLSCVYTTLDYAQTGLIAAVFFFKMMEWWYQSAEERMSAPTVYPPPPPPPTPKVAKDGIPLPPDRTLCPLCCQKRANPSVLSVSGFVFCYSCIFKSVSQHKRCPVTLMPASVEQIRRLFHDF